In Bacteroides coprosuis DSM 18011, the following are encoded in one genomic region:
- a CDS encoding hypothetical protein (IMG reference gene:2504107361): protein MSVSCHHLVGVKIDVLISALKQEYLFYLSMYKYQSAKYLKDLSKLT, encoded by the coding sequence ATGTCGGTGTCATGTCATCATCTTGTCGGTGTCAAAATAGACGTTCTAATATCTGCACTAAAACAAGAATATTTATTCTATTTAAGTATGTATAAATATCAATCTGCAAAATACTTAAAAGACCTATCTAAGCTAACTTAA
- a CDS encoding hypothetical protein (KEGG: gfo:GFO_2613 hypothetical protein~SPTR: Putative uncharacterized protein;~IMG reference gene:2504107363) — protein MGKLYVIGLGGTGARVLKSLTMLMSAGVKVSADQLIPILIDSDLKNGDLERTIKQLHLYQDISALLNANQLPEGSFFSNSILSLRGGFMPDAPTAIFSHTLKELLGVPYLQNVKGEEDENKALLDALFSEKELQFKCVDGFEGKAKIGSLLFQEFLNHEFKKNVCQSFEEGDKIFIIGSTFGGTGAAGIPQLIDRLRHISENDYPNASLIKNSQIGAIYVLPYFKVEQEDESPIDSFTFTSKSKSTLKYYLGSGVNNLLDYLYTIGDTAGAKMYPNCRGGAQQKNPAHFVEMIAALSIWHFSTQNLQAENWEKRMVRYLEYGLENDVDVVTLDDLPLTTQRVLERPLISYYLFCLFILNAPYIGTAESWKKKIGFEDEASIELMKQIAHYYIDWLQELADNTRSFAPFYLDGSNDNFFDFIKGVVTRKQMWTDKIVKLDGYKYINQTLNRLADKVDKGASAHEQFFQLFHRALSLIVDEKYGY, from the coding sequence ATGGGCAAGCTCTATGTGATAGGCTTGGGAGGCACAGGTGCCAGAGTCTTAAAATCGCTAACAATGTTGATGTCTGCTGGGGTAAAAGTATCAGCAGATCAGTTGATTCCTATTTTGATAGATTCCGATTTAAAGAATGGTGATCTAGAGAGAACAATAAAACAATTGCACTTGTATCAGGATATAAGTGCTTTGCTCAACGCAAATCAACTCCCAGAGGGTTCATTCTTCTCCAATTCGATATTGTCACTGAGGGGAGGTTTTATGCCCGATGCACCAACTGCTATCTTTTCTCATACACTGAAAGAATTGCTAGGTGTACCATATTTGCAAAATGTGAAGGGTGAAGAAGATGAAAATAAGGCTCTACTCGATGCTTTGTTCTCCGAGAAAGAACTCCAGTTTAAATGTGTGGATGGCTTTGAGGGAAAGGCAAAAATAGGTAGTCTTTTGTTTCAAGAGTTTTTGAACCATGAATTCAAAAAGAATGTCTGTCAAAGCTTTGAGGAGGGTGATAAAATATTTATTATTGGTTCTACATTTGGAGGTACAGGCGCAGCAGGTATTCCCCAGTTGATAGACCGATTACGCCATATTTCAGAAAATGATTATCCCAATGCTAGTTTGATTAAAAATAGTCAGATAGGAGCAATCTATGTTTTGCCTTATTTCAAGGTGGAGCAAGAGGATGAATCTCCTATCGACTCATTTACTTTTACTTCTAAATCAAAATCTACTCTCAAGTATTATTTAGGTTCGGGAGTCAATAATCTGCTCGACTATCTATATACGATAGGAGATACTGCTGGAGCAAAAATGTACCCAAACTGTAGAGGAGGAGCACAACAAAAGAATCCTGCACATTTTGTAGAGATGATTGCAGCCCTTTCTATTTGGCATTTTTCTACGCAAAACCTCCAAGCCGAAAACTGGGAAAAGCGTATGGTTCGTTATCTAGAATATGGTTTAGAAAATGATGTGGATGTGGTAACTTTGGATGATTTACCTCTCACTACTCAAAGAGTATTAGAACGTCCATTGATTTCTTACTATCTATTTTGTCTTTTCATCCTCAATGCGCCTTATATTGGCACAGCAGAGAGTTGGAAAAAAAAGATTGGCTTTGAGGATGAGGCTAGCATTGAGCTTATGAAACAAATAGCTCACTACTATATAGATTGGCTTCAAGAGTTGGCAGATAATACAAGGTCTTTTGCCCCATTTTACTTGGATGGAAGCAATGATAATTTCTTCGATTTTATAAAAGGAGTGGTTACACGTAAGCAGATGTGGACCGATAAGATTGTCAAACTAGATGGGTATAAGTACATCAACCAAACTTTGAACCGTTTGGCAGATAAGGTAGATAAAGGAGCGTCTGCTCATGAACAGTTTTTTCAATTATTTCATCGGGCACTATCGTTGATCGTGGATGAAAAATACGGATATTAA
- a CDS encoding acetolactate synthase, small subunit (COGs: COG0440 Acetolactate synthase small (regulatory) subunit~InterPro IPR004789:IPR002912:IPR019455~KEGG: pdi:BDI_2071 acetohydroxyacid synthase small subunit~PFAM: Acetolactate synthase, small subunit, C-terminal; Amino acid-binding ACT~SPTR: Putative uncharacterized protein;~TIGRFAM: Acetolactate synthase, small subunit~IMG reference gene:2504107367~PFAM: ACT domain; Small subunit of acetolactate synthase~TIGRFAM: acetolactate synthase, small subunit): MEKKDLYTLTVFSENTVGVLNMIASIFTRRQMNIETLSVSPSAIQGIHKFTITTFVDAENTVRKLVAQIDKKVDILKAFYHRDSELIYQELALYKIKTQLFLESSGVEELIRKHHAIILDISDHSTVIQKTGHYEETQALFEELSEKIGVLQFIRSGRVAITRSKEEHLSNMLAHQEAVLVQNV, translated from the coding sequence ATGGAAAAGAAAGATTTATATACACTGACTGTTTTCTCAGAAAACACAGTGGGAGTACTGAATATGATTGCCTCTATCTTTACAAGAAGGCAGATGAATATTGAAACACTTTCTGTTTCTCCATCTGCTATTCAAGGCATTCATAAGTTTACCATTACCACCTTTGTAGATGCAGAGAATACGGTACGAAAGTTAGTGGCCCAGATAGATAAGAAAGTAGATATTTTAAAAGCTTTCTATCATCGAGATAGTGAACTGATTTATCAAGAATTGGCTTTGTACAAGATCAAGACGCAACTCTTCTTAGAGTCGAGCGGAGTGGAGGAGCTTATTCGGAAGCATCATGCTATCATTCTGGATATCAGTGATCATTCTACTGTAATACAAAAGACGGGGCATTACGAAGAGACCCAAGCCCTCTTTGAAGAGCTTTCCGAGAAAATAGGGGTTTTACAGTTTATTCGCTCGGGTAGAGTAGCAATTACAAGGTCTAAAGAGGAGCACTTGAGTAATATGCTTGCTCATCAAGAAGCTGTTTTAGTACAAAACGTATAA
- a CDS encoding hypothetical protein (KEGG: nve:NEMVE_v1g203005 hypothetical protein~SPTR: Putative uncharacterized protein;~IMG reference gene:2504107364), giving the protein MVLKYVIMLLTLLIMTYALSLGVPIYQGNSTYTSDILCNYDGRYLYKKDSSYRSDILYLFDGKYIYRGSSNYSSDILYTYDGKYLYRGKSTYQSDILYHFDGKHIYRGNSYYTSDILYTLSGEHLYRGKSTYRSDILFTLGRPMPVAILFLLVL; this is encoded by the coding sequence TTGGTACTAAAATATGTGATTATGCTGCTTACCTTACTCATTATGACTTATGCTCTATCATTGGGTGTTCCTATCTATCAAGGAAACTCCACTTATACAAGCGATATTTTGTGTAATTATGATGGGAGGTATCTCTACAAAAAGGATTCTAGCTACAGAAGTGACATCCTTTATCTCTTTGATGGAAAATATATTTATAGAGGTAGCTCCAATTATAGCAGCGATATCCTTTACACTTACGATGGTAAGTACCTGTACCGTGGCAAATCTACCTACCAGAGTGACATCTTGTATCATTTTGATGGTAAACATATCTATCGAGGCAATTCTTATTATACTAGTGATATCCTCTACACCCTATCTGGAGAACACCTTTACAGGGGTAAATCTACTTACCGTAGCGATATCTTGTTTACTCTTGGCAGACCCATGCCCGTAGCTATACTTTTTTTGTTAGTGCTGTAA
- a CDS encoding hypothetical protein (KEGG: pgi:PG1296 hypothetical protein~SPTR: Putative uncharacterized protein;~IMG reference gene:2504107360) — MTYYLKPSRSVIIQTVIGLAILFLLSYISDATNILYLAVYALFLLLLLNFIFRMPICVKITDDIIQVKRLFNSLTFNKKEVDIEPISVKELKRLGKFYGATGLFSYVGWFSLPAESNVRIQTANQNDMALVTTREGKKYVINYPQVQ, encoded by the coding sequence ATGACTTACTATTTGAAACCAAGCAGAAGCGTCATTATTCAGACCGTTATAGGGTTGGCTATATTATTTCTTTTGAGTTATATATCTGATGCTACAAATATTCTTTATCTGGCTGTGTATGCCCTCTTTTTACTTCTCTTATTGAATTTTATTTTTCGTATGCCCATCTGTGTCAAAATAACCGATGACATTATTCAAGTAAAAAGACTCTTTAATTCTCTTACTTTTAATAAAAAAGAAGTAGATATTGAACCTATTAGTGTGAAGGAATTGAAGAGACTGGGTAAGTTTTATGGTGCTACGGGGCTGTTCTCTTATGTGGGTTGGTTCTCACTCCCAGCAGAATCAAATGTACGCATTCAAACGGCCAATCAAAATGATATGGCACTTGTAACAACCAGGGAGGGCAAAAAGTATGTGATTAATTATCCTCAAGTACAGTAA
- a CDS encoding chloramphenicol acetyltransferase (COGs: COG4845 Chloramphenicol O-acetyltransferase~InterPro IPR001707~KEGG: bth:BT_3119 chloramphenicol acetyltransferase~PFAM: Chloramphenicol acetyltransferase~SPTR: Chloramphenicol acetyltransferase;~IMG reference gene:2504107357~PFAM: Chloramphenicol acetyltransferase), translated as MKHLVDINSWKRRNSYEFFKTFQNPNISITSEIDCTHAREQAKQKGQSFFIYYIYSMLCAMNEIEEFRYRIDAEGRVLYYDTIDITTPILLNDEGDCAIVRIPFIKDFNEFYPKAVAIVEEAKKQTESNFGTENLDEENDPYGTIFLSATPDLYFTSLVGAQEKREGNSYPLLNVGKAISREGKLVMPVAITISHAFADGLHITRFYQKIEERLNSL; from the coding sequence ATGAAACATCTTGTAGATATCAATTCATGGAAGAGAAGAAACAGCTACGAATTCTTTAAAACGTTTCAAAACCCCAACATTTCTATTACCTCAGAAATAGATTGTACCCATGCACGTGAACAAGCCAAACAAAAGGGACAATCCTTTTTTATCTATTATATTTATTCTATGCTATGTGCCATGAATGAAATTGAAGAGTTTCGTTATCGCATTGATGCAGAGGGTAGGGTATTATATTACGATACAATTGATATAACTACTCCTATATTACTTAATGATGAAGGAGATTGTGCAATAGTGCGTATTCCATTTATCAAAGATTTTAACGAGTTCTACCCCAAAGCAGTAGCTATAGTAGAAGAGGCAAAAAAACAAACTGAAAGTAATTTTGGTACAGAAAACTTAGATGAAGAAAATGATCCTTACGGTACTATTTTTCTAAGTGCAACCCCCGATTTATATTTTACCTCGTTGGTAGGTGCTCAAGAAAAAAGAGAAGGAAATTCATACCCTTTATTAAATGTAGGCAAAGCTATATCCCGTGAAGGCAAACTCGTTATGCCTGTAGCAATCACTATCAGTCATGCTTTTGCAGATGGATTGCACATCACTCGCTTCTACCAAAAAATAGAAGAAAGACTAAATTCACTATAA
- a CDS encoding hypothetical protein (KEGG: pdi:BDI_0754 hypothetical protein~SPTR: Putative uncharacterized protein;~IMG reference gene:2504107362), with translation MAKLLRLHTNGGDTLKGWCETRLYNRDIEEIRDPNAAFSAKEMTSIPSSFAHLHIVKCAFQYVIDSRRLKGETKWHLLVSHSLDVGEILFNYHRYKDKFEIVEWKREDALLKLKQSSYKHHPALAEVIEQFMRLEANFGLKDLESIFLLKYIGPGKKSDLDIVGGISPMTLFFASPDDLSYISEHVDLGTHKAFELKGTPLNERDYYYQSYILYLKVIHTEFYRLFPELGSYINFLQYYIESNEQEMLLELSNNQEYEPLVLDKGTTIKIWGEPLPIRKSREM, from the coding sequence ATGGCTAAATTACTACGTTTGCATACCAATGGAGGAGACACACTCAAAGGCTGGTGTGAAACCCGCCTATACAATAGAGATATTGAAGAAATAAGAGATCCCAACGCTGCGTTTTCGGCTAAGGAGATGACTTCCATACCCTCTTCTTTTGCTCATTTACACATTGTAAAATGTGCTTTTCAATATGTCATTGATAGTAGAAGGTTGAAGGGTGAAACCAAGTGGCATTTGCTGGTTTCGCATAGCTTAGATGTCGGAGAAATACTCTTCAACTACCATCGCTACAAAGATAAGTTTGAGATTGTGGAGTGGAAAAGAGAAGATGCTTTGCTTAAACTGAAGCAATCGAGCTATAAACATCATCCTGCTTTAGCTGAAGTCATAGAGCAATTTATGCGTCTGGAGGCCAATTTTGGTTTAAAAGATTTAGAAAGCATATTCCTTTTAAAATACATTGGTCCAGGCAAAAAGTCCGATTTGGATATTGTAGGAGGTATTTCGCCTATGACTCTGTTCTTTGCTTCGCCAGATGATTTGAGTTATATTAGTGAGCATGTAGATTTGGGTACTCATAAAGCCTTCGAACTTAAAGGTACTCCTTTAAATGAAAGAGATTATTATTATCAGTCGTATATCCTCTATCTCAAAGTGATACATACTGAGTTCTACCGCTTATTTCCTGAACTAGGAAGCTACATCAACTTTTTACAGTACTACATCGAATCAAACGAACAAGAAATGCTTCTGGAGTTATCAAACAATCAAGAATATGAACCTTTAGTTTTAGATAAAGGTACGACAATAAAAATTTGGGGTGAACCTCTACCTATCCGTAAGAGTAGAGAGATGTGA
- a CDS encoding ketol-acid reductoisomerase (COGs: COG0059 Ketol-acid reductoisomerase~InterPro IPR013023:IPR013116:IPR000506~KEGG: aps:CFPG_336 ketol-acid reductoisomerase~PFAM: Acetohydroxy acid isomeroreductase C-terminal; Acetohydroxy acid isomeroreductase, catalytic~SPTR: Ketol-acid reductoisomerase;~TIGRFAM: Acetohydroxy acid isomeroreductase~IMG reference gene:2504107366~PFAM: Acetohydroxy acid isomeroreductase, catalytic domain~TIGRFAM: ketol-acid reductoisomerase) — protein sequence MAIMNFGGVDEEVVTRKEFSLEKAKQVLKEETIAVIGYGVQGPGQALNLKENGFKVIVGQRKESKTWDKAVADGWVPGETLFEIEEACKRGTIIQYLLSDAAQIMLWPVVKKQLTKGKALYFSHGFGITYKERTGIVPPTDVDVILVAPKGSGTSLRKMFLEGRGLNSSFAVFQDATGKAKERTIALGIGIGSGYLFETTFQREVYSDLTGERGTLMGAIQGLLLAQYETLRENGHTPSEAFNETVEELTQSLMPLFAEKGMDWMYANCSTTAQRGALDWMTPFHDATKPVFEKLYKEVASGREAQRSIDSNSQSDYREKLNKELKDLRESEMWRTGSVVRQLRPEKN from the coding sequence ATGGCAATTATGAATTTTGGCGGTGTAGATGAAGAAGTAGTAACCCGCAAAGAGTTTTCACTCGAAAAAGCAAAACAAGTATTAAAAGAGGAAACAATAGCCGTAATAGGTTATGGAGTACAAGGACCTGGGCAGGCTCTAAACCTAAAAGAGAATGGTTTTAAAGTAATTGTAGGACAGAGAAAAGAGAGTAAAACATGGGATAAAGCCGTTGCAGATGGTTGGGTACCTGGAGAAACCCTCTTTGAGATTGAAGAGGCTTGTAAAAGAGGTACTATTATTCAATACCTTCTTTCGGATGCGGCACAGATTATGCTTTGGCCTGTAGTAAAGAAACAGCTTACTAAAGGGAAGGCACTCTATTTCTCACACGGTTTTGGTATAACTTACAAAGAGCGAACAGGAATTGTTCCTCCTACCGATGTAGATGTTATCTTAGTGGCTCCCAAAGGTTCGGGAACAAGTCTAAGAAAAATGTTCCTTGAAGGTAGGGGACTAAACTCTAGTTTTGCTGTATTTCAAGATGCCACTGGCAAAGCTAAGGAGCGTACTATTGCTTTAGGTATCGGTATCGGTTCGGGCTATCTGTTTGAAACCACCTTTCAGCGTGAGGTATATTCCGATTTAACTGGAGAGCGTGGAACATTGATGGGGGCTATACAAGGTCTTCTTCTTGCTCAATACGAAACTCTGAGAGAGAATGGTCATACACCTTCCGAGGCTTTTAATGAGACAGTAGAGGAGCTAACTCAATCTCTTATGCCTCTATTTGCCGAAAAAGGAATGGATTGGATGTATGCCAACTGTTCTACTACGGCTCAGAGAGGAGCACTCGATTGGATGACACCTTTTCATGATGCTACCAAACCTGTATTTGAAAAACTATATAAAGAGGTAGCTTCGGGTAGGGAAGCTCAACGATCTATCGACTCCAATTCTCAATCTGATTATCGTGAAAAACTCAATAAAGAATTGAAAGATTTGCGTGAGAGTGAAATGTGGCGTACAGGATCCGTTGTTCGTCAGTTGAGACCAGAAAAGAATTAA
- a CDS encoding acetolactate synthase, large subunit, biosynthetic type (COGs: COG0028 Thiamine pyrophosphate-requiring protein~InterPro IPR012846:IPR012001:IPR012000:IPR011766~KEGG: pdi:BDI_2072 acetolactate synthase large subunit~PFAM: Thiamine pyrophosphate enzyme, N-terminal TPP-binding domain; Thiamine pyrophosphate enzyme, central domain; Thiamine pyrophosphate enzyme, C-terminal TPP-binding~PRIAM: Acetolactate synthase~SPTR: Acetolactate synthase, large subunit, biosynthetic type;~TIGRFAM: Acetolactate synthase, large subunit, biosynthetic~IMG reference gene:2504107368~PFAM: Thiamine pyrophosphate enzyme, central domain; Thiamine pyrophosphate enzyme, N-terminal TPP binding domain; Thiamine pyrophosphate enzyme, C-terminal TPP binding domain~TIGRFAM: acetolactate synthase, large subunit, biosynthetic type), whose product MDNYEKNAKRITGSEALVRSLLAEDVEQVFGYPGGAIMPVFDALYDYKNQIQHRLVRHEQGAIHAAQGYARVTGKVGITLVTSGPGATNLITGLTDAMMDSTPLVVISGQVNSSLLGSDAFQEADVISVTQPVTKWVCQVRRAEDIAKAVSKAFYIASTGRPGPVMIDITKDAQTSLCDYEYVKTTYLRSYQPKPDLQLECIQQAADLINSAQKPLALVGQGVVLGKAEQELTEFLEKADIPFASTLLGLSALPSKHPLNCGMLGMHGNIPPNMKTNECDVLIAIGMRFDDRVTGDLASYAKQAKVIHFDIDSAEIEKNVVTTVPILGDVKETLPLVTARLSTHTHTAWKKSFDVYRTKEFDCVIRDELFPTCDTTLKMGEVVHMVSEATKHQAICVTDVGQNQMMSSRYFKFSSSRSLVTSGGLGTMGFGLPAGIGAKCGAPHRTVCVFVGDGGLQMTIQELGTIMEYNLDIKIILLNNNYLGMVRQWQEMFFDRRYSETYLKNPDFVRIAEAYGIRGKKVTKRKELYYTIEEMLSHRGPYLLEVVVENQGMVYPMIPAGGSVTQIMIGNGQTL is encoded by the coding sequence ATGGATAATTATGAAAAGAATGCAAAAAGAATAACGGGTAGTGAAGCTCTAGTACGCTCACTACTTGCAGAGGATGTAGAACAGGTTTTTGGATATCCAGGTGGTGCTATTATGCCTGTTTTCGATGCCTTGTATGATTATAAAAATCAGATACAACATCGCTTAGTTCGTCATGAGCAGGGAGCAATTCATGCTGCACAAGGTTATGCTCGTGTAACAGGCAAGGTAGGTATCACACTTGTTACCTCAGGTCCTGGAGCTACCAATCTGATTACGGGATTAACAGATGCCATGATGGATAGTACTCCTTTAGTAGTTATTTCGGGACAAGTAAATTCTTCTTTATTAGGCTCAGATGCTTTTCAAGAAGCCGATGTCATTAGTGTAACGCAGCCTGTTACCAAATGGGTTTGTCAGGTTCGCCGAGCTGAAGACATTGCTAAGGCAGTATCTAAAGCTTTCTATATTGCTTCTACTGGTCGTCCAGGACCTGTTATGATTGATATTACTAAAGATGCACAAACTTCACTTTGTGATTATGAATATGTAAAGACTACCTATTTAAGAAGTTATCAACCTAAACCTGATCTTCAACTAGAGTGTATTCAGCAGGCCGCAGATTTAATAAACTCGGCTCAAAAGCCACTAGCTCTTGTGGGGCAAGGGGTTGTTTTGGGAAAGGCAGAACAAGAGTTGACAGAGTTCCTAGAGAAAGCGGATATCCCATTTGCTTCTACTTTGCTTGGGCTCTCAGCTCTTCCATCTAAGCATCCTTTGAATTGTGGTATGCTGGGTATGCATGGTAATATTCCTCCCAACATGAAGACCAACGAATGTGATGTATTGATTGCGATAGGTATGCGTTTTGATGATCGGGTAACGGGAGATTTAGCTTCGTATGCCAAACAAGCGAAGGTAATCCATTTTGATATTGATTCTGCCGAGATAGAGAAGAATGTGGTAACTACAGTGCCCATCTTGGGAGATGTAAAAGAGACACTACCATTGGTAACAGCTCGGTTAAGTACGCATACGCATACGGCATGGAAAAAGAGTTTTGATGTGTATCGTACTAAAGAGTTTGATTGTGTAATACGGGATGAGCTTTTCCCCACTTGCGATACCACTTTAAAAATGGGCGAAGTTGTGCATATGGTGTCTGAAGCTACAAAGCATCAAGCTATTTGCGTAACAGATGTAGGACAAAATCAAATGATGAGTTCTCGCTATTTCAAGTTTAGTTCATCACGTAGCTTGGTAACCTCGGGAGGACTAGGAACTATGGGTTTTGGTTTGCCTGCTGGTATTGGAGCGAAATGTGGGGCACCCCATCGTACCGTGTGTGTGTTTGTAGGAGATGGTGGATTGCAGATGACAATACAAGAGCTAGGAACTATAATGGAATACAATCTAGATATTAAAATCATCTTGCTCAATAATAATTATCTCGGTATGGTACGTCAGTGGCAAGAGATGTTTTTTGATCGTCGCTATTCAGAAACCTATCTAAAGAATCCTGATTTTGTTCGTATTGCTGAGGCCTATGGCATCCGAGGGAAAAAGGTTACGAAGCGTAAGGAATTATATTATACAATAGAAGAAATGCTTTCGCATAGAGGACCTTATCTGCTTGAAGTTGTAGTAGAGAATCAAGGTATGGTTTACCCTATGATTCCTGCAGGAGGTAGCGTAACTCAAATTATGATAGGTAACGGACAAACCCTTTAA
- a CDS encoding hypothetical protein (IMG reference gene:2504107365) has product MKITKKKARILYGIAILLLSGIAVGCFHFKVYEILPFILIIVIVSTISIVNLDNVDKME; this is encoded by the coding sequence ATGAAAATAACCAAGAAAAAAGCGAGAATATTGTATGGAATAGCTATTTTGTTACTGAGTGGCATTGCCGTAGGTTGCTTCCATTTTAAGGTGTATGAAATCCTTCCTTTTATCTTGATTATTGTTATAGTAAGTACTATTAGTATAGTCAACTTAGATAATGTAGATAAGATGGAATAA
- a CDS encoding Rubredoxin-type Fe(Cys)4 protein (COGs: COG1773 Rubredoxin~InterPro IPR004039~KEGG: bth:BT_2539 rubredoxin~PFAM: Rubredoxin-type Fe(Cys)4 protein~SPTR: Rubredoxin;~IMG reference gene:2504107358~PFAM: Rubredoxin): MKSKKYVCIMCEYVYDPNRGDPWSDIPPGTEFEDLPDDWVCPKCGEGKSAFEEYKWNHIDFDNL; encoded by the coding sequence ATGAAAAGTAAAAAATATGTATGTATCATGTGTGAATACGTGTACGATCCCAATAGAGGAGATCCGTGGAGCGATATTCCCCCAGGTACAGAATTTGAAGACTTGCCCGACGACTGGGTTTGCCCCAAGTGTGGAGAAGGTAAATCAGCATTTGAAGAGTATAAATGGAATCATATAGATTTTGATAACCTATAA
- a CDS encoding hypothetical protein (KEGG: pgn:PGN_1087 hypothetical protein~SPTR: Putative uncharacterized protein;~IMG reference gene:2504107359) has product MTIYIRPSKAVIIFTLLGIGIIVTLISNFGPSLILNILTIGGLSIFLYFLLVMPYSITINDEFIRVNRLLYPIKFNRKKIKISSFTYDNVRESARLWASGGIFGYTGWYSTSGVGKYYLSALNLKDIALIEKDNGKKYVINIPIYDPEMQKLMGKKTKLPSSAISMF; this is encoded by the coding sequence ATGACAATATATATAAGACCGAGCAAGGCTGTCATTATCTTTACCCTATTAGGTATTGGTATTATTGTTACCCTAATTAGTAATTTTGGGCCTAGTCTCATCTTAAATATCCTTACCATAGGGGGATTATCTATCTTTTTATACTTTCTACTAGTGATGCCTTATAGCATTACAATTAATGATGAATTTATTCGTGTCAATCGCTTATTATACCCGATCAAGTTCAATCGTAAGAAGATAAAAATAAGTTCTTTCACTTATGATAATGTCAGAGAAAGTGCTCGCCTTTGGGCTTCAGGAGGAATATTTGGTTATACAGGTTGGTACTCTACATCAGGGGTCGGAAAATACTATCTTTCCGCTCTCAACTTAAAAGATATTGCACTGATAGAAAAAGACAATGGGAAGAAATATGTCATTAATATTCCTATTTACGACCCTGAGATGCAAAAACTAATGGGAAAGAAAACAAAGCTTCCATCTTCGGCTATCAGTATGTTTTAG